Proteins encoded within one genomic window of Ovis aries strain OAR_USU_Benz2616 breed Rambouillet chromosome 1, ARS-UI_Ramb_v3.0, whole genome shotgun sequence:
- the LOC105611720 gene encoding protein DPCD, whose amino-acid sequence MAVTGWLESLRAAEKTALLQDGRRKVHYLFPDGKEMAEEYDEKTNELLVRKWRMKSALGALGQWQIEVGEPALPGAGSLGPELITESNANPIFMRKDTKMSFQWRIRNLPYPKDVYNVCVDQKERCVVVRTTNKKYYKKFSIPDLERYQLPLDESSLSFVHTNSTLIISYQKPKEVLVAESELQKELKKVKTAHSSDGDCKTQQLPPEPDF is encoded by the coding sequence ATGGCGGTGACTGGCTGGCTGGAGAGTCTGCGGGCGGCAGAGAAGACGGCGCTGCTGCAAGACGGGAGAAGAAAGGTGCATTATTTGTTCCcagatgggaaggaaatggccGAAGAATATGATGAGAAGACAAATGAACTACTTGTGAGGAAGTGGCGTATGAAGAGTGCCCTGGGAGCCTTGGGCCAGTGGCAGATTGAGGTGGGAGAGCCAGCGCTCCCAGGAGCAGGGAGCCTGGGGCCTGAACTCATCACGGAAAGCAATGCCAATCCCATATTCATGCGCAAAGACACCAAGATGAGTTTCCAGTGGCGAATTCGAAACCTGCCATACCCTAAGGACGTTTACAACGTCTGTGTGGACCAGAAGGAGCGCTGTGTTGTCGTCAGAACAACCAACAAAAAGTACTACAAGAAGTTCTCCATTCCTGACCTAGAAAGATACCAGCTACCTCTGGATGAATCCTCACTGAGCTTTGTTCACACCAACTCCACTCTGATTATCTCTTACCAGAAGCCAAAGGAGGTCCTGGTAGCTGAGTCAGAGCTGCAGAAGGAACTGAAGAAGGTAAAGACAGCCCACAGCAGTGACGGGGACTGCAAGACTCAGCAGCTGCCACCTGAGCCTGACTTCTGA